Proteins from one Flavobacterium branchiarum genomic window:
- a CDS encoding phytoene/squalene synthase family protein produces the protein MKQLFDNVSFKCSKLVTQSYSTSFSLAVYMLAPSIRDAIYSIYGFVRFADEIVDSFHGYDKKNLIDDFEKEYYKAIANGISLNPILNSFQQTVKKYNITDDLIQSFIKSMKQDLIKTDYNKKEIEDYIYGSADVVGLMCLKVFVSGSDSKYETLKMEAMRLGTAFQKVNFLRDLKDDNLILNRNYFPGIDLNSFDEISKDKIINEIEEDFRIAYQGIVKLPVEAKFGVYTAYIYYKKLLKKLENTPCHEIGNERIRVSNYSKAGLLAKSFVSYKLRMV, from the coding sequence ATGAAGCAGTTATTTGATAATGTCTCGTTTAAATGTAGCAAACTCGTAACCCAAAGCTATAGTACTTCTTTCTCTTTAGCGGTATATATGCTAGCTCCAAGTATAAGAGATGCAATTTATAGCATTTATGGCTTTGTCCGTTTTGCTGATGAAATTGTAGATTCTTTTCATGGCTATGATAAAAAAAATCTAATCGATGATTTCGAGAAAGAATATTATAAAGCAATCGCAAACGGTATAAGTCTAAATCCTATTTTAAATTCTTTCCAGCAAACTGTGAAAAAATACAATATTACCGATGATTTAATTCAGTCTTTTATAAAAAGCATGAAACAAGATTTAATCAAAACGGACTATAATAAGAAAGAAATTGAAGATTATATTTATGGTTCTGCGGATGTTGTTGGCTTAATGTGCCTTAAGGTATTTGTTTCTGGTAGTGATTCAAAATATGAAACATTAAAAATGGAAGCTATGCGATTGGGCACCGCTTTCCAAAAAGTGAATTTTTTAAGAGATTTAAAAGACGACAATCTGATTTTGAACCGAAACTATTTTCCAGGAATCGATTTAAACTCATTTGATGAAATCTCAAAAGACAAAATTATAAATGAGATTGAAGAAGATTTTAGAATAGCTTACCAAGGAATTGTAAAACTTCCTGTTGAAGCTAAGTTTGGAGTCTATACTGCTTATATTTATTACAAAAAGCTTTTAAAGAAACTTGAAAATACGCCTTGCCACGAGATAGGCAATGAAAGAATTAGAGTTTCTAATTATTCTAAAGCTGGATTACTAGCCAAATCTTTTGTTTCTTATAAACTAAGAATGGTATAA
- a CDS encoding SRPBCC family protein encodes MKVYKKESVQHINASLDECWTFFSDPKNLKVITPKSMGFEVTDYDDKLMYAGQIIQYKITPLLGIKLNWMTEITIVKENNYFIDEQRFGPYSLWHHKHFFEATPNGTKMTDVVHYALPLGFIGRIMNSLVVKNELKTIFEYRYKKVEELFNTK; translated from the coding sequence ATGAAAGTATATAAAAAAGAATCTGTTCAACATATTAATGCTAGTTTGGATGAATGTTGGACTTTTTTTTCTGACCCTAAAAACCTTAAAGTAATTACTCCAAAGTCGATGGGTTTTGAGGTCACTGATTATGATGACAAATTGATGTATGCTGGACAAATCATTCAATATAAAATTACTCCTCTATTAGGTATTAAGCTAAACTGGATGACTGAAATAACAATCGTTAAAGAAAATAATTACTTTATAGATGAACAACGTTTTGGTCCTTACAGCTTATGGCATCACAAACATTTTTTTGAAGCCACTCCTAATGGAACTAAAATGACTGATGTTGTACATTATGCACTGCCATTAGGATTTATTGGACGCATTATGAATTCCCTAGTTGTAAAAAATGAATTAAAAACGATTTTTGAATATCGTTATAAAAAAGTAGAAGAACTTTTTAATACTAAATAA
- a CDS encoding sterol desaturase family protein, whose amino-acid sequence MVSFLIFIGVFLFMECVTWCTHKFVMHGFMWYFHSDHHQPKYANVFERNDIFFVIFAIPSILLFYFGTVDGINYLFFIGLGLTFYGLCYFMVHDVLIHQRFKWFKNTKNKYLIGLRKAHKAHHKHLGKEHGECFGMLFVPFKYYKI is encoded by the coding sequence ATGGTTTCCTTTTTAATTTTTATAGGCGTGTTTCTCTTTATGGAATGTGTCACTTGGTGTACTCATAAATTTGTTATGCATGGCTTTATGTGGTATTTTCATTCTGATCATCATCAGCCTAAATATGCAAATGTATTTGAGCGAAATGATATTTTCTTTGTAATTTTTGCTATCCCTAGTATTTTACTATTCTATTTTGGAACAGTAGATGGCATCAATTATTTATTCTTTATCGGTTTGGGATTAACTTTTTATGGACTGTGTTACTTCATGGTTCACGACGTGTTAATCCATCAACGCTTTAAATGGTTTAAAAACACCAAAAATAAATACCTTATAGGATTAAGAAAAGCGCATAAAGCGCATCATAAACACCTAGGTAAAGAACATGGTGAATGTTTTGGAATGCTATTCGTGCCTTTTAAGTACTATAAAATCTAA
- a CDS encoding phytoene desaturase family protein, whose product MKKTISIIGSGFSSLAASCYLAKQGYDVTIYEKNASIGGRARQLKSNGFTFDMGPSWYWMPDVFENFFNDFDKKTSDYYELIKLNPAYRVYFGVNEFMAITDNLEEIASTFESIEKGSGKKLVDYISKAKSNYDIAIKKLVYRPGVSALELITLETTQKLSQFFGTVSKDIRKEFKDERLIQILEFPVLFLGAKPSKTPSFYNFMNYADFGLGTWHPKTGMFDVVRGIESLAKELGVTIKTNSNIDKIIVTNNTATSLIVNDEIISSDIILSGADYQHTETLLDEEHRAYSDSYWESRVFAPSSLLFYVGFDKKISAISHHALFFDVDFNQHAIDIYDEPKWPEAPLFYANFPSITDTTAAPEGMESGFFLIPLAPGIEDTEALREEYFEKIINRFETVTQQSIKNNIIFKKSFCKNDFIKDYNAYKGNAYGMANTLLQTAFLRPKLKSKKIKNLYFTGQLTVPGPGVPPALISGKLVSELINKSFSL is encoded by the coding sequence ATGAAAAAAACAATCTCAATTATTGGTTCGGGTTTTTCGTCTTTAGCCGCTTCGTGCTATCTAGCCAAGCAAGGTTATGACGTGACCATTTATGAAAAAAACGCATCTATAGGTGGTAGAGCCAGACAGTTAAAAAGCAATGGCTTTACTTTTGACATGGGCCCAAGCTGGTATTGGATGCCCGATGTATTCGAAAATTTCTTTAATGATTTTGACAAAAAAACAAGTGACTACTATGAGTTAATCAAGCTAAACCCTGCCTATCGCGTCTATTTTGGAGTTAATGAATTTATGGCAATCACTGATAATCTAGAAGAAATTGCTTCTACTTTTGAATCTATAGAGAAAGGAAGTGGAAAAAAATTAGTTGATTACATATCAAAAGCAAAAAGCAACTACGATATTGCGATAAAAAAATTAGTGTATCGCCCGGGTGTTTCCGCTTTGGAATTAATTACTCTGGAAACAACACAAAAATTGAGTCAGTTTTTTGGAACGGTTAGCAAGGATATTCGCAAGGAATTTAAAGATGAAAGACTGATTCAAATTCTTGAATTTCCAGTTTTATTTCTAGGTGCTAAACCATCTAAGACCCCCTCTTTCTACAATTTCATGAACTATGCTGATTTTGGATTAGGCACTTGGCATCCCAAAACTGGTATGTTTGATGTAGTACGTGGAATCGAAAGTCTTGCCAAAGAACTTGGAGTTACTATTAAAACCAATTCTAACATAGACAAAATCATTGTAACAAATAATACTGCAACTTCATTAATTGTGAATGACGAGATCATTTCTTCGGATATAATCTTAAGCGGTGCCGATTACCAACACACTGAAACGCTATTAGATGAGGAACATCGAGCCTATTCTGACTCCTATTGGGAAAGTCGAGTATTTGCTCCTTCTTCGCTTTTATTTTATGTTGGATTTGATAAAAAAATCTCAGCAATTTCTCATCATGCTTTATTCTTTGATGTTGACTTTAATCAACACGCCATAGATATTTATGATGAACCTAAGTGGCCTGAAGCTCCTTTGTTTTATGCTAACTTCCCATCTATTACTGATACAACAGCAGCTCCTGAGGGAATGGAAAGTGGTTTTTTCCTAATTCCGTTAGCTCCTGGAATAGAAGACACTGAAGCACTACGCGAAGAATATTTTGAAAAAATAATTAACCGTTTTGAAACTGTAACACAACAATCAATCAAAAATAATATTATATTTAAGAAGTCTTTTTGCAAAAATGACTTTATCAAGGATTATAATGCCTATAAAGGAAATGCATACGGAATGGCTAATACCCTATTACAAACTGCATTTTTAAGACCTAAACTGAAAAGTAAAAAAATAAAAAATTTATACTTTACTGGACAATTAACTGTTCCTGGACCTGGTGTCCCGCCTGCTTTAATATCAGGAAAACTAGTATCGGAATTAATAAACAAATCATTTTCATTATAA
- a CDS encoding TetR family transcriptional regulator C-terminal domain-containing protein gives MATKKEILTKDKIVSLYMDYVLEHGQNPKSVFHFAKANDFEEAEFYSFFGTFEGLEKEIFNLFFENTIELLDKNPEYQEYDMKNKMLSFYFTFFEILTANRSYVVQALKNNSNPIKNLVKLTTLRDSFKKYISEIITDDFRVQQEKLQNFQEKAIQETAWMQLLLTLKFWVDDASPAFEKTDIFIEKSVNVSFELMNVAPMNHLLDFGKFIFKEKIYSKQ, from the coding sequence ATGGCAACTAAAAAAGAAATATTGACAAAAGATAAAATTGTTTCTCTGTACATGGATTACGTATTAGAACATGGTCAAAATCCTAAATCCGTTTTTCATTTTGCAAAAGCAAATGATTTTGAAGAAGCCGAATTCTATTCTTTTTTCGGTACATTCGAAGGACTAGAGAAAGAAATTTTTAATCTATTTTTCGAAAACACAATCGAGTTATTAGATAAGAACCCAGAGTATCAAGAGTATGATATGAAGAATAAAATGCTGAGTTTTTACTTTACATTCTTTGAAATACTAACAGCAAATCGTAGTTATGTAGTTCAAGCTCTAAAAAACAATTCTAATCCAATAAAAAACTTGGTCAAACTAACCACACTTCGTGATAGTTTTAAAAAATATATTAGTGAAATTATAACCGATGATTTTCGAGTTCAACAAGAGAAACTTCAAAATTTTCAAGAAAAAGCAATTCAAGAAACTGCATGGATGCAACTTTTACTTACGCTTAAGTTTTGGGTAGATGATGCATCGCCAGCTTTTGAGAAAACAGATATTTTTATCGAAAAATCAGTAAATGTCTCTTTCGAATTAATGAATGTAGCACCAATGAATCATCTGCTTGATTTTGGCAAATTTATTTTTAAAGAAAAAATATACAGCAAACAATGA
- a CDS encoding acyl-CoA thioesterase: MNPNSNFKTVACSRISISELMLPSHTNFSGKIHGGYILSLLDQIAFACASKFSGNYCVTASVDTVNFLKPIEVGELVTMKASVNYVGKSSMIVGIRVEAENIQTGVIKHCNSSYFTMVAKDKEGKSVLVPGLILSNLEEVRRFCKCLKQIEVKKEVENHAVESNYSSIETLATLSKYNVLLELN, encoded by the coding sequence ATGAATCCAAATTCAAATTTTAAAACAGTCGCTTGTTCGAGAATAAGCATATCAGAATTAATGCTTCCTTCACACACAAATTTTAGTGGTAAGATACATGGGGGATATATATTATCGTTGTTAGATCAGATTGCTTTTGCTTGCGCATCAAAATTTTCAGGTAATTATTGTGTAACAGCTTCGGTAGATACTGTCAATTTTTTAAAACCTATAGAAGTAGGAGAATTAGTAACGATGAAAGCTTCAGTAAATTATGTTGGAAAAAGCTCAATGATTGTAGGAATTAGAGTTGAAGCAGAAAATATTCAAACAGGTGTAATAAAGCATTGTAACTCATCCTATTTTACAATGGTAGCAAAAGATAAAGAAGGAAAAAGTGTACTCGTACCAGGGCTTATTTTGTCAAATTTAGAAGAAGTAAGACGTTTTTGTAAATGTTTGAAACAAATTGAAGTAAAAAAAGAAGTAGAAAATCATGCAGTAGAATCCAATTATAGTTCTATCGAAACATTGGCAACCTTAAGTAAATACAATGTTTTACTAGAACTTAATTAA
- a CDS encoding TIGR01777 family oxidoreductase codes for MSKNILLTGGSGFIGKKLSDLLINQGYSISILTRTERKSSAKITYYKWDIENNYIDEDSVLKADYIIHLAGEGIAEKKWSNKRKKEIIDSREKPIDLIYSVLKKHNKSLDAFVSASAVGIYGAFNSETICTEETPAADDFLGATCQKWETATECIKSLGIRTVIIRTGLVLGKGDGFLKKLTPLFKYGFGSVIGTGKQYMPWIHIDDLCSIYYLAITDTDMNGPYNAAVTDDTTNAVFSKALANAYGHTLWLPKIPSFVIKLVMGEMSKIVLTGQRVSSQKIKKTGFKFKYSNLEPALKSCI; via the coding sequence ATGTCTAAAAACATTTTATTAACTGGTGGTTCTGGTTTTATTGGAAAAAAGCTTTCTGATTTATTAATTAATCAAGGATATTCAATTTCTATATTAACTCGTACTGAAAGAAAATCTAGTGCAAAAATCACCTATTATAAATGGGATATCGAAAATAACTATATAGATGAAGATTCTGTTTTAAAAGCGGATTACATTATCCATCTTGCTGGTGAAGGTATTGCTGAAAAAAAATGGTCTAATAAACGTAAAAAAGAAATAATCGATAGTAGAGAAAAGCCTATTGACCTCATTTATTCTGTTTTAAAAAAACACAATAAATCATTAGACGCTTTTGTGTCTGCATCGGCAGTTGGAATTTACGGTGCTTTTAATAGTGAAACTATTTGTACTGAAGAAACACCAGCAGCAGATGATTTTCTGGGAGCTACTTGTCAAAAATGGGAAACCGCTACGGAATGCATCAAATCTCTAGGAATTCGTACTGTTATTATACGAACAGGTTTAGTTTTAGGTAAAGGCGATGGTTTCTTGAAAAAATTAACTCCATTATTTAAATATGGATTTGGATCAGTTATAGGAACGGGAAAACAATATATGCCTTGGATTCATATTGATGACCTATGTAGCATTTATTATCTTGCTATTACAGATACCGATATGAATGGTCCGTATAATGCAGCTGTTACTGATGACACTACTAATGCTGTTTTTTCTAAAGCTCTTGCAAATGCATATGGACATACTTTATGGTTGCCTAAAATTCCTTCTTTTGTAATTAAATTGGTAATGGGTGAAATGAGTAAAATTGTTTTGACTGGACAACGAGTTTCTTCTCAAAAAATAAAAAAAACAGGTTTTAAATTTAAATATTCAAATTTAGAACCTGCCCTTAAAAGTTGCATCTAA
- a CDS encoding ABC1 kinase family protein has translation MKTIDYIPTSKIERATKLVQTGAKVGVNYLKYYGEKIVNPDVTRDKLNENNAEDIYDGLKSLKGSALKVAQMLSMDKNFLPQAYVEKFSLSQFSVPPLSAPLVLKTFKTNFGKTPYEIFDEFNPNSVNAASIGQVHLAVKEGKQLAVKIQYPGVANSISSDLALVKPMAIRMFNLQGKDSDKYFKEVEDKLIEETNYLLELQQSQEVVNACEKIENLVFPNYYPEFSSEKIITMDWMKGIHLSEYTAKTRSQEESDTIGQALWDFYMYQIHILRKVHADPHPGNFLVNDKNQLVALDFGCMKQIPNDFYIPYFELINKEVITDEKLFNEKLFELEILRADDTKEEIAYFTGMFHDLLSLFTKPFQSDTFDFSDEDFFDNIAQLGERFSKDTNLKKMNGNRGSKHFIYMNRTFFGLYNLMFDLKAKIQVNNYQKY, from the coding sequence ATGAAAACAATCGACTATATCCCAACTTCCAAAATAGAAAGGGCGACCAAATTGGTTCAAACTGGAGCAAAAGTAGGAGTGAACTATTTGAAATATTACGGAGAGAAAATTGTTAATCCAGATGTAACTCGTGATAAATTAAATGAAAATAACGCCGAAGATATTTACGACGGACTTAAAAGCTTAAAGGGAAGTGCGCTTAAGGTAGCACAGATGTTAAGTATGGACAAGAATTTTTTGCCACAAGCTTACGTCGAAAAATTCTCATTGTCACAATTTTCTGTACCACCACTTTCAGCACCGTTAGTATTAAAAACATTTAAAACTAATTTTGGTAAAACTCCCTATGAAATTTTTGATGAGTTTAATCCCAATTCAGTAAACGCAGCAAGTATTGGACAAGTACACTTAGCTGTAAAAGAGGGTAAACAACTAGCTGTTAAAATTCAATATCCAGGAGTTGCCAATAGTATTTCATCCGATTTGGCTTTGGTAAAACCAATGGCAATACGAATGTTCAATCTTCAAGGAAAAGATTCAGATAAATATTTTAAAGAAGTAGAAGATAAGTTAATCGAAGAAACTAATTATTTGTTAGAATTACAACAGAGCCAAGAGGTAGTAAATGCTTGCGAAAAAATAGAAAATTTAGTATTCCCAAATTATTATCCAGAGTTCTCTTCAGAGAAAATCATAACTATGGACTGGATGAAAGGAATCCATCTTTCAGAATATACGGCAAAGACACGTAGCCAAGAGGAATCGGATACAATTGGACAGGCGCTTTGGGATTTTTATATGTATCAAATTCATATTTTAAGAAAAGTTCATGCAGATCCACATCCTGGAAATTTCTTGGTAAACGACAAAAATCAGTTGGTAGCGTTAGATTTTGGATGTATGAAACAAATTCCAAATGATTTTTATATCCCATATTTTGAGCTAATCAATAAAGAAGTGATAACCGATGAGAAACTTTTTAATGAAAAACTTTTTGAATTAGAAATTCTACGAGCAGATGATACTAAAGAAGAGATAGCCTATTTTACAGGAATGTTCCATGACCTATTGTCTTTATTTACAAAACCATTCCAATCAGATACATTTGATTTTTCTGATGAAGACTTTTTTGATAATATAGCACAATTAGGAGAGCGTTTTTCTAAAGACACAAACCTCAAAAAAATGAATGGTAACCGAGGATCGAAACATTTTATATATATGAATCGTACTTTCTTTGGCTTATATAATTTAATGTTTGATTTAAAAGCTAAAATTCAAGTAAATAATTATCAGAAATATTAG
- a CDS encoding YceI family protein, translating to MKKSTFLILLFTANFIAAQDKMRTSIGIINFEASVPFFEEVNAVNKTVIMVMEPETSSFVCVAVMKNFRFKMDLMQTHFNENYIESDRYPKAIFKGKIGKFDLKDINEIPKEYTIKGKLQIHGKTKDIEVSARLKKIPEGIEITSDFPLYTDDFNIKIPSMIESKISKRVNTSLVGIMK from the coding sequence ATGAAAAAAAGTACATTTTTAATTTTATTATTTACCGCTAATTTTATTGCTGCACAAGATAAAATGCGAACTTCAATAGGCATTATTAATTTTGAAGCTTCAGTCCCTTTTTTTGAAGAAGTTAATGCAGTCAATAAAACGGTAATTATGGTTATGGAGCCAGAAACAAGCAGTTTTGTTTGTGTGGCTGTAATGAAAAATTTTCGATTTAAAATGGATTTAATGCAAACCCATTTTAATGAAAATTATATAGAAAGTGATCGCTATCCCAAAGCTATATTTAAAGGCAAAATTGGAAAATTTGACTTAAAAGATATTAATGAAATACCTAAGGAATATACCATAAAAGGAAAACTTCAAATTCATGGTAAAACAAAAGATATAGAAGTAAGTGCAAGACTCAAAAAGATACCCGAAGGAATAGAAATAACTTCAGATTTTCCACTTTACACAGATGATTTTAATATCAAGATTCCATCTATGATAGAAAGCAAAATATCCAAAAGAGTAAATACAAGTTTGGTGGGGATTATGAAATAA
- a CDS encoding cryptochrome/photolyase family protein, which produces MNKQKVSFFWFRRDLRLDDNRGLFHALESQFPVIPLFIFDDAILESLPKDDSRVSFIYDSLEKINLELNTIGSSLLIKKGKTAEVWKSLVEEFDIQNVFFNKDYEPYAIKRDLFISDLLKEKGVTAFSYKDHVVFEEKEITKADGLPYTIYTPYKNKWLEKYKLNGGAETYDTASLFSNFYKSQFPFPSINQIGFEKSTIVVLPHNLKNISNYHETRDYPALDTTSYLSPHLRFGTVSTRKLVNWASQKNQIFLSELIWREFFIQILFSFPNVVNHNFKSAYDGIEWLNNENDFKRWCSGTTGYPMVDAGIRQLNETGYMHNRVRMVVASFLCKHLLISWQWGEAYFAEKLLDYELASNVGNWQWAAGTGCDAAPYFRVFNPEIQLKKFDEKGIYIRKWIPEFDLGYNTPMIEHAFARDRAIATYKKGILR; this is translated from the coding sequence ATGAACAAGCAAAAAGTTAGTTTTTTTTGGTTCAGACGTGATTTACGTTTGGATGACAATCGAGGATTATTTCATGCCCTTGAATCTCAATTTCCGGTTATTCCTTTATTTATTTTTGATGATGCAATTCTTGAAAGTCTGCCTAAAGATGATTCTAGAGTTAGCTTTATCTACGATTCTCTTGAGAAAATTAATTTAGAATTAAATACAATTGGAAGTTCGCTTTTGATTAAAAAAGGGAAAACTGCCGAGGTTTGGAAATCTCTTGTCGAAGAATTCGACATTCAGAATGTTTTTTTTAATAAAGATTATGAACCTTATGCTATAAAAAGAGATCTTTTTATTTCTGATTTATTGAAAGAAAAAGGAGTTACTGCTTTTTCATACAAAGATCATGTTGTGTTTGAAGAAAAAGAAATCACAAAAGCAGATGGTCTACCTTACACTATATACACTCCTTATAAAAACAAATGGCTAGAGAAATACAAGCTGAATGGTGGAGCTGAAACATATGATACTGCTAGCCTTTTTTCTAATTTTTATAAAAGCCAATTCCCTTTTCCATCGATAAATCAAATTGGATTTGAAAAAAGTACAATCGTTGTGCTTCCCCATAATCTAAAGAATATTTCGAATTACCATGAAACACGCGATTATCCAGCCTTAGACACTACTTCGTACCTGTCTCCTCATTTACGTTTTGGAACTGTTAGTACTCGTAAGTTAGTAAATTGGGCTTCTCAAAAAAATCAAATTTTCTTGAGTGAACTAATATGGAGAGAGTTTTTTATTCAAATTTTGTTTAGTTTTCCGAATGTTGTTAACCACAATTTTAAATCGGCTTATGACGGGATTGAATGGTTAAATAACGAAAATGACTTTAAACGTTGGTGCTCTGGTACTACTGGATATCCAATGGTTGATGCTGGAATACGCCAACTTAACGAAACTGGATATATGCACAATCGTGTTCGAATGGTTGTTGCTAGTTTTTTATGCAAGCATTTATTAATTAGCTGGCAATGGGGCGAAGCTTATTTTGCCGAGAAATTACTGGATTATGAATTAGCTTCGAATGTGGGTAACTGGCAATGGGCTGCAGGTACTGGTTGCGATGCTGCTCCGTATTTTAGAGTTTTTAACCCTGAAATTCAACTTAAGAAATTTGATGAGAAAGGAATTTATATTCGAAAATGGATTCCTGAATTTGATTTAGGTTATAATACCCCTATGATTGAACATGCTTTTGCTAGAGACCGAGCAATTGCTACTTATAAAAAAGGCATTTTGAGGTAA